The Paenibacillus uliginis N3/975 genome has a window encoding:
- a CDS encoding glutathione ABC transporter substrate-binding protein, whose amino-acid sequence MAGSKRLRWIFPFLVIVIMLFVSACSGNSGSSSNGENKPPEGNSGNTTPPETGNKDKEKDKTAEGGAKDLVVAWLSDPPSMDPHMSTDQQTSVMTTHIYDTLLKHDKDLKIQPNLAESWKAVDDVTWEFKLRQGVKFSDGSVFNAEVVKANIDRMLDPKVASPRAGLVDMVKEVKVIDENTVQFVTAYPFSPLLAHLAHPGVGMVSAEGIKQDYEKVNAGEKAGAHLAQNPAGTGTFKLDNWNPGQEVKLVRNDDHWGEKAKVDSVTFKVVSEDGTRIAELETGYAHIIDPVSPSSISRVEGLDGASLNRQASLSLSYIGFNMQKKPFDDVRVRQALSMAINKDDIISGIYEGTGIPAVGPLAPNVNGYDASVKPIENNMEKAKELMKEAGLEKGFSTTIWTNDNAERIKIAEYVQSKLKELNVEVKIEVMEWGAYLAQTAEGKHDMFVLGWSTVTADADYGLYLVFHSANVGEPGNRTFTKDAELDRLLDEGRKENDPAKRQALYKQAQEKLVELAPMLYIHHQEYLDGVSDKVKGYWRHPNGIMQFHGVSIEP is encoded by the coding sequence AATGTTGTTTGTCTCGGCATGCAGTGGTAACAGTGGTAGCAGCAGTAACGGAGAGAACAAACCGCCGGAAGGAAATAGCGGTAACACTACGCCTCCGGAAACCGGAAACAAGGACAAAGAAAAAGACAAAACCGCCGAGGGCGGAGCAAAGGATCTTGTTGTCGCCTGGCTGTCCGATCCTCCTTCCATGGACCCACATATGTCGACAGATCAGCAAACGAGTGTAATGACAACCCATATCTATGACACACTTCTCAAGCATGACAAAGACCTTAAAATTCAACCAAATCTAGCCGAAAGCTGGAAAGCGGTAGATGACGTTACTTGGGAGTTCAAGCTGCGTCAGGGTGTGAAATTCAGTGACGGCTCTGTTTTCAATGCGGAAGTCGTGAAGGCGAATATCGACCGGATGCTGGATCCGAAGGTAGCTTCCCCGCGTGCCGGATTGGTAGATATGGTCAAGGAGGTCAAGGTGATTGACGAGAATACGGTGCAGTTCGTTACTGCTTATCCGTTCTCGCCGCTGCTTGCTCATCTGGCCCATCCTGGAGTAGGCATGGTCAGTGCCGAAGGCATTAAGCAGGATTATGAAAAAGTGAATGCCGGTGAGAAGGCAGGCGCACATCTGGCTCAAAATCCGGCAGGCACAGGCACATTTAAGCTGGACAACTGGAATCCAGGGCAGGAAGTAAAGCTCGTCCGTAACGATGATCACTGGGGTGAGAAAGCAAAAGTCGACAGCGTAACCTTTAAAGTTGTCAGCGAAGACGGTACACGGATTGCTGAACTGGAAACAGGTTATGCACATATTATTGACCCGGTATCACCAAGCAGCATTAGCCGCGTAGAAGGTTTGGATGGTGCGTCTCTGAACCGCCAAGCCTCGCTAAGCCTGTCCTATATCGGATTTAATATGCAAAAAAAGCCGTTTGACGATGTCCGTGTGCGTCAGGCGTTGTCCATGGCAATCAACAAAGATGACATCATTTCAGGTATTTATGAGGGGACGGGAATACCTGCCGTCGGTCCGTTGGCTCCAAACGTCAACGGTTATGATGCCTCCGTCAAACCAATCGAAAATAATATGGAAAAAGCGAAAGAACTGATGAAAGAGGCTGGACTAGAGAAAGGCTTCTCCACGACGATCTGGACGAACGACAATGCAGAGCGGATCAAAATTGCAGAATATGTGCAGTCGAAGCTGAAAGAGCTGAATGTTGAAGTGAAGATCGAAGTGATGGAGTGGGGCGCTTATTTGGCTCAGACAGCCGAAGGCAAGCATGATATGTTTGTGCTCGGCTGGTCTACGGTAACAGCTGATGCCGACTATGGATTGTATCTGGTGTTCCATTCCGCAAACGTCGGGGAGCCGGGCAACCGGACCTTTACGAAGGATGCGGAGCTGGATCGACTGCTGGACGAAGGACGTAAAGAGAATGATCCGGCTAAACGTCAAGCACTGTATAAGCAGGCCCAGGAAAAACTTGTCGAGCTGGCTCCGATGCTGTACATTCATCATCAGGAATATTTGGACGGTGTCAGTGACAAGGTGAAGGGATACTGGAGACATCCGAACGGTATCATGCAATTTCATGGCGTATCGATTGAGCCTTAG